In Myxococcales bacterium, the following proteins share a genomic window:
- a CDS encoding type II toxin-antitoxin system RelE/ParE family toxin, with the protein MTVKWTRLALADLENAYEFISSRNDTAAASVVQQVMAHLTQLRQFPESGRTGRVKGTRELVVGATPFVIVYRVNAADLEILAVLHSARKWPP; encoded by the coding sequence CCTCGCCCTTGCCGATCTCGAAAACGCATATGAGTTTATTTCGTCAAGAAACGACACCGCCGCTGCAAGCGTCGTTCAGCAAGTCATGGCACATTTAACGCAGCTCAGACAATTTCCAGAGTCGGGAAGAACTGGGCGCGTCAAAGGCACTCGCGAGTTGGTCGTAGGCGCTACTCCATTCGTGATTGTGTACCGCGTCAACGCTGCTGATCTAGAGATACTCGCCGTCCTACATTCGGCCCGCAAATGGCCTCCATAA